In Nyctibius grandis isolate bNycGra1 chromosome 6, bNycGra1.pri, whole genome shotgun sequence, a single genomic region encodes these proteins:
- the HNRNPD gene encoding heterogeneous nuclear ribonucleoprotein D0 — protein sequence MSEQQFAMDSAAAGTGGSSAEPAEQPEGLAGAGAGGADGGGGGGGIESEGAKIDASKNEEDEGKMFIGGLSWDTTKKDLKDYFSKFGEVVDCTLKLDPITGRSRGFGFVLFKESESVDKVMDQKEHKLNGKVIDPKRAKAMKTKEPVKKIFVGGLSPDTPEEKIREYFGAFGEVESIELPMDNKTNKRRGFCFITFKEEEPVKKIMEKKYHNVGLSKCEIKVAMSKEQYQQQQQWGSRGGFVGRARGRGGGPSQNWNQGYSSYWNQGYGNYGYNSQGYGGYGGYDYTGYNNYYGYGDYSNQQSGYGKVSRRGGHQNSYKPY from the exons ATGTCGGAGCAGCAGTTCGCCATGGACTCGGCGGCGGCAGGCACCGGAGGCAGCTCAGCGGAGCCGGCGGAGCAGCCTgaggggctggcgggggctggggcggggggcgccgacgggggaggcggcggcggcgggatcGAGTCGGAGGGAGCCAAGATCGACGCCAGCAAGAACGAGGAGGACGAGGG GAAAATGTTTATCGGCGGCCTTAGCTGGGACACTACAAAGAAAGATCTGAAGGACTATTTCTCTAAATTTGGTGAAGTCGTAGACTGCACTCTAAAGTTAGATCCCATCACTGGGCGATCAAGAGGCTTCGGctttgtactcttcaaagaATCGGAGAGCGTAGATAAG GTCATGGACCAGAAGGAACACAAGCTGAATGGAAAGGTCATTGATCCAAAAAGAGCTAAAgccatgaaaacaaaagaacccgttaaaaagatttttgttgGGGGCTTATCTCCAGACACGCCTGAAGAGAAAATAAGGGAATATTTTGGAGCTTTTGGTGAG GTTGAATCGATTGAGCTCCCCATGGACAACAAAACTAACAAGAGGCGTGGATTTTGCTTCATTACTTTCAAGGAGGAGGAAccagtgaagaaaataatggaaaagaaataccaCAATGTTGGGCTTAGTAAA TGTGAAATAAAAGTAGCCATGTCAAAGGAACAgtaccagcagcagcagcagtgggggaGTCGAGGAGGATTTGTCGGAAGAGCTCGAGGAAGAGGTGGAG GCCCCAGTCAAAACTGGAACCAGGGGTACAGCAGCTACTGGAATCAGGGGTATGGGAACTATGGCTACAACAGCCAAGGGTATGGAGGTTATGGAGGATATGACTACACTGGTTACAACAACTACTATGGATATGGTGACTATAGCA ATCAGCAGAGTGGTTACGGGAAAGTATCTCGGCGAGGTGGTCATCAAAATAGCTACAAACCATACTAA
- the ENOPH1 gene encoding enolase-phosphatase E1 yields the protein MGVLPVPAEVRAILLDIEGTTTPIAFVQETLFPYIKDNVKEYLRTHWQEEECQRDVGLLRKQAQEDSSLDGAVPIPLESGSGEEELERVIQAVVDNVHWQMSLDRKTTALKQLQGHMWRAAYATGDVKGEIFEDVVPAIRKWREAGMKVYIYSSGSIEAQKLLFGYSTEGDILELFDGHFDTKIGPKVESESYRRIAASIGCATNNILFLTDVPREANAAEEADTHVAVVIRPGNAGLTDDEKSYYSLISSFTELFLPSST from the exons atgggcGTGCTGCCGGTGCCGGCGGAGGTGCGCGCCATCCTGCTGGACATCGAGGGCACCACCACCCCGATCGCCTTCGTCCAG GAGACCTTGTTCCCTTACATCAAAGACAATGTGAAGGAGTATCTGCGCACTcactggcaggaggaggagtgCCAGCGGGACGTTGGACTTCTGAGGAAACAG GCTCAGGAGGACTCCAGCTTGGACGGGGCCGTGCCGATCCCTTTGGAGAGCGGAAGCGGGGAAGAGGAGCTGGAGCGGGTCATCCAGGCGGTTGTAGACAATGTGCACTGGCAGATGTCTCTGGACAGGAAGACGACAGCGTTGAAGCAGCTGCAGGGTCACATGTGGAGGGCAGCCTATGCAACTGGGGACGTCAAAGGAGA AATCTTCGAGGACGTGGTTCCAGCCATCCGGAAGTGGCGGGAAGCGGGGATGAAGGTCTATATCTACTCCTCAGGCAGCATTGAAGCCCAGAAGCTTCTGTTCGGATACTCTACAGAAGGTGATATCCTAGAG ctCTTTGATGGCCACTTTGATACCAAAATAGGCCCCAAGGTAGAAAGCGAGAGCTACAGAAGGATTGCCGCCAGTATTGGGTGTGCCACCAACAACATCCTCTTCCTGACGGATGTCCCTCGAG AAGCAAATGCAGCTGAGGAAGCGGATACTCACGTGGCTGTGGTGATCAGACCAGGCAACGCAGGACTGACGGACGATGAGAAATCATATTACAGCCTCATCTCATCTTTCACCGAacttttcctgccttcctccacTTAG
- the HNRNPDL gene encoding heterogeneous nuclear ribonucleoprotein D-like codes for MEESTEMSGGPEEFAEGSKINASKNQQDDGKMFIGGLSWDTSKKDLTEYLSRFGEVVDCTIKTDPVTGRSRGFGFVLFKDAASVEKVLELKEHKLDGKLIDPKRAKALKGKEPPKKVFVGGLSPDTSEEQIKEYFGAFGEIENIELPMDTKTNERRGFCFITYTDEEPVKKLLESRYHQIGSGKCEIKVAQPKEVYRQQQQQQKGGKSNAAGGRGGGRGRGRGQGQNWNQGYNNYYDQGYGNYNSAYSDQSYSGYGGYDYSGYNYPNYGYGPGYTDYSGQQSTYGKASRGGGNHQNNYQPY; via the exons ATGGAGGAGTCGACCGAGATGAGCGGCGGCCCGGAGGAGTTCGCCGAGGGCTCCAAGATCAACGCCAGCAAGAACCAGCAGGACGACGG GAAAATGTTTATCGGAGGCCTCAGCTGGGACACCAGCAAGAAAGACTTGACAGAGTATCTCTCTCGATTTGGCGAGGTTGTGGATTGTACGATTAAAACAGACCCGGTCACTGGGAGGTCGaggggttttgggtttgtgctTTTCAAGGATGCTGCCAGCGTGGAGAAG GTACTGGAACTGAAGGAACACAAACTGGATGGGAAGTTAATAGATCCTAAAAGGGCAAAAGCCCTAAAAGGGAAGGAGCCaccaaaaaaagtgtttgttgGTGGACTGAGTCCGGATACATCTGAAGAACAGATTAAGGAGTACTTCGGCGCTTTTGGCGAG ATTGAAAACATTGAGCTTCCCATGGACACAAAGACTAATGAAAGGAGGGGCTTCTGTTTTATCACGTACACAGATGAAGAGCCAGTAAAGAAGTTACTGGAAAGCAGATACCATCAAATTGGTTCAGGCAAG TGTGAGATCAAAGTAGCACAGCCCAAGGAGGTATAcaggcaacagcagcagcaacagaaaggaggaaaaagcaatGCGGCTGGTGGACGAGGAGGTGGAAGGGGGCGTGGACGGG GTCAGGGACAAAACTGGAATCAAGGATATAATAACTACTATGATCAAGGATATGGAAACTACAATAGCGCTTATAGTGATCAAAGCTACAGTGGCTATGGAGGATATGACTACTCTGGATACAACTATCCCAATTACGGATATGGGCCAGGATACACAGATTACAGTG GTCAACAAAGCACATATGGAAAGGCATCCCGTGGTGGCGGCAATCACCAAAACAACTACCAGCCGTACTAA